The Mycteria americana isolate JAX WOST 10 ecotype Jacksonville Zoo and Gardens chromosome 18, USCA_MyAme_1.0, whole genome shotgun sequence region GTCTCCCACTTGTTATTGTAATGCAACAGTTTGACACCTTGAGCAACGTATAAATTAAGATGTCTGATGTTTCGCTTAGTCCTCATTAGCGGGAACAGCTGTTTATAATATCCTAGAAATTTTAACTCCGGGCAAAAAGAGAATCAGAagcctggggaggcaggcagctctgctttcAGGCTCCCCGAGGCAGGCAGCAGGAAGgatttgggaatatttttttttttttttttgcaggatgCTCCCAAGGTGGGAAATGCCACATCCTGGCTGCTTGACCCCTCCAAAAAATTCCTGGTGAGCCCAGCTTCTCTGTGTGCTGGCCCAGGAGGGAAGCCACATGTGGGGCAGCATTTCCCTGTCCTCTGGAGACGTGTAGTTTGGGTGGGATGCCCAAAAATCCTGCTAGTGCTCGCCATGGGCCTGGGCAGCTGAGTGGCTTGACCGGATTTGGGGTGAAAAAAGTGCTTTCCCCATTGCCCAGAGGGTCCCTGGTTCAGGGATGCCCTGGGGATACCGATGGAGCTTGGGGATGAGCCCTTCTCTGCCCTCAATTCTGCCGCCTGCGTGCGTTATGTTATTTTCTCCCAGTTTTAGCCTTTTGGGTACTAATGTTGTGTCCAAATGTCCCAAGTGAATAAATCAGGTGGGATCACAGAGCCTCAGTGGCCTCTAGTGGCTGTGGGACAAAGAGCTCAGGGATGGGGGACCCGCGTCCCCCCAAAGTCCCCCAAACAAGCGATGGTTCAGGTCCGTGCCGTGAGAAGCCCTTTTCCCGGGGTGAAACCCAAAGGAATAGggaaattaaggggaaaaaataaagcccCGAGGCCACGTTTGATGGGGGAGCACCCGGCAGGAGGGTGCTGCACCCCACGTCCCCCTTGGGCAGCCCCCTTGGCCACAGCTCCATCGCCCGGCAGGGAGATCGCTGGGTTTTTCCTCATTCCTATGttaaaaagggagggggggggaaggaattTTTCTGCAGCGCAAAATTTCCGTCAtgttttcatccattttccaTTTCGCTAAAGCATATTTTATGTTGGTAACGCTGCAATATAAAACATTAACCGCATGCGGTTGAAAACAGTAGCGGTCTTGAGCGAATGGATCAAAAGGGGTTTGACAGCGTTAAAATGACCGGTTTCACATCTTCCCCACCAAAGGTCACTAAAACTGCCCCCTTCCGAgtaattgtgatttttatttttttttttttcccaacaagaaaagaggaaaaactaagcccattttcttccccaaaaccaCAGCATTTGGGGGCAGGATGGAGCGTCCCTGCCCTGGACACGCCGCTCTGCAGCCCCCGGTCCCACGCCCTCCCTCCTCGCTCCCCCCATGATAAATAAATCACTTTGCAGGGGAGCGCTGGCCTAGTTTAACATGCCCTAGTTttggtggagggaaaaaaaaaaaaaaaaagaatatttattttgggCGGTTGCTACATGGGCGTCCTTTCGGGGGAAGCGCTTTGGGGGGTTTGCCCGTTCCCCTGTGCTCTGCTTCGCCCTGGCTGCAACCCACTGCCCTCgatttttggggtgtttttctgcGGGTTATAACAAACGGCTCCACTGATGCGGGAAATGAGTGGCGGGGACACCGATGCAGCCCCAAAATGGGCTTCCATTGCACTGAGCACCCCGGGGCTGGTATCATCCCTGGGGGCCTTACGCGATGCAAAGGGCTGATGCCGCAATCGCTGCAGGGATTTAAAGCCCGCAGAAAATGAGCGGCTTTAGAGATGGATAAAAATACCCCCCAGGCTCTTGGGCATAAGGGGCCAGGGCTGGCTTTGCTGGGGGAGCAAGTGTTTTAGCATCTTCCCCCAATGCCGAAATCCCCGTGGAAATGGGATTAAAGCGCGTGTTTGGGTGTGAGAGTGGGATTTTGCAAGCGCTCTGGGTGCCGCTGGGACCTTTGCACCTCACTTGTCCCTCCAGCACCCTGCTTCTTCCAAAGGCGCCAAGTTTCTTTCGGTAAATAAACCTGCAAAGGGCTTTTCTTGttattcccccccctccttttttttttcccaccactgCCAAAACAAGCAGCCCATATGGGCCagggttgggtgggtttttttgtggtttccaTGGGGATTTggcgctggagctgctgggtgctggctcccaggggttttttttcctccggTCCCGGTAACCGGAGCCCAGCAGTGGCACCAggctccctgcccggccccggcatCTCCCGGCCAAGGTCACCGGGGAGACCGTAGGCAGCCGGCTGCCGGCGTTGGGCCATCTGTTAAATAATGTATGCAATAAACTCCTGCCCCGTGGCCAGCTTAATCCTTAAATCCTCCTTCAGAATATCATCTCCCGGTGATGCACGGTCGGGGGATCCCCAGCTCGGCCTCTTGGGCACGTCTTTCCCCACCATCCATCCTGCAGCCCTCTCTTCTCGCCCCTCCATCCTGCATCCTCCCCGTAAGCGAGCTCACCGATGTGCCGGGCTCTCCTGCTCCATTATTTATGCGCTGTGCATGAAAGATGCATATAAAAGAGCGGTTTATAATTTAGCAGAATCTCCTCTTCTTTCAGCTCCCTTCCCCCTCGGGCTTCAGGCTTTCTCTGGTTCATCCCTGGCTTCTCCCAGGTGTCAAGGGGTttttggggggctcctggggccagGCATGGACCCCATTCCTGGAGCACCTGATCTGGCTCAACTGGGTTTCAGGGGATTTGGGtgctcaggggtttttttgatgcgTGGGAGAAAGTGGGCAGTTGGGTCTGGCAGACCCATAGATCAGGTTTTCACACAAAACAGGAGCTTTTTGGTAAACCTAATAAACCAGGTGCTGGTGGCCGCATCCAGCCCGTGGTTATGTGTCTTATGAGCCACCCAGCGCTGCCTCCTCCGCAGATGCGGGATGCTCTGCTCCTCCGTGGGCTGCGTCTGCTCTCCCCGAAGCCGTGCCCAAACCCAGATGCTGGTTGGGGCAAAACCCATtagattggggaaaaaaaaaaaaaccctcctgtgGGCCCATCTCATGCTTGGCAGGTGCATTGGGTCACCCAGAATAGAAAATCCTGGGGCCAAAGGGTTGGTGGTGTCCACTGAGTCCAACCTACGCGGCTGCGACCTCGGAGCTgaacctgctgggaaaaaaattaaaataatcggGGATTTTTCAAGGGAGCACTTCAGCAAatctccccatcccatcctggACCCGTGAGAGCCTGCGGGGgttaaaaatggagaaataaatagcaaagatgctggggaggggagcgcTGCGCAGACTCTTGCAACCTTGGCACCCCAAAAATGGGGGTGTTGGGTGCCCTGTCCCACCCCAAATGAATCAATCTGCCCCCCAGGCCATCAGTGTACAAAGCACTGCTCGGCGGCATGCTGCTTTTATTGcaatatgttattttctttgcaataaaacCCCATCCCGGGGACCCATTTCCCCTGgcgtgattatttttttcccccggcACACAGGTTTGCTCGTGCCCTCGGTCGCGCAGGCGGGAGCTATAATGGCTCTTATTAacgctgccccgctcccgggcaATGATTAACGACAGCGGTCGCAGGGAATCGGCCGggatttgggttttggtggggagggaggcgACGCTGGGATAAAAATCCCCATTTTCTGCAGGCTTTCCCAGCAGCGAAGGGGACGGACGCCTTTTtgggtccccatccccagcagcgGCTTTCAGGCCCTCATGTTGAATTTTTCCATGAAATCTGTGCCCCAGAGGTGTGTTCccatcaaacaacaaaaaaatcccataaatattaattataattaattattcagGTCGCGGGGGGTCCGTGCCAGAGAGCGGTGAGGTTTTCCTTGGTTATTTCTGGCATTATTTAGGTGGACGGGGAAGGGATGCTCACGCGGGAAAGCACGGCAgatctgcatttatttattttttttccattttgtttcattttcctttttatttggaCATTGCAGAAATAGCCCTGTGTAGTGGATAAAAGTGCAACATAcacaatatttaagaaaaggaggaaagaaaacctgcCTTGAGGTCTGTCAGTCAGAGTcgcaaacagaaacaagaaaccAAGCCCTCACACAagaggcgctttttttttttcctcttttttttttttttatgcacgTCATGCAaaatagttaaaaagaaagattagaaaAGAGAAGTCAAAGAAAACCCCACGAGAGACCGACCGAGCCCTAGAAAGAGCAGAAAGCCCCGAGTGCTGCTCGACTCAGGGAGGGAATCGCTGCCCTCCGGCATCTCCAAGTGTTTGGCACTCTTGTGAtcacattagattttttttttatatatatatttttttaatacagtctatTAAAGAGAGGAAACTGCcacaatataagaaaaaaaaaaaaccaaacaaacaagatcACCCACACTACAGACTGCATGGTAGTTAGAAAAGCCgagcacccccccacccccccgtacATATAAAATCTGTCCCTTTGCTCACAGCAACCAAGAAGtacaagctttaaaaaataaaccagcaattCTTCCTCTAGGCCTTTCCTTTataaaagttttttgtttttccccctcgAGAACCTTAAAACGTgactaaaatgaaatatatatatattttatatcattttcCAACATCCAAAGacatcaacataaaaaaaaatcataaggaaGGGGGTAGCATGGTACATCCAAGTGCACGGATTCATTTTTGCAAGATTAAATAATGTAAACAAGGTACCCGCTGGGAACAACCCTGGCTGGGGGGAGACCCCAGGGGCTGGCCCCCCGTCTTCCGCTGCCCCCTCTCCTCTTACCCCCCGATCTAGCGTGGTGCAAGGTTCATCGGACCGAGAAAAGAAATCGCAAGTAATTCAGAGCCGCGGCACGATGCCTCCGTTCATCCCTCGTGTCGGCGGGTTGGGGTGGGGGTTTCGGAGCAGGTGAttatttttccaattattttttatttatttattataatttttttatttgtcgTTGGGCTTTGTCTCGCTCGCCGCCTTCCCCTCCGCGCGTCTCCTGGAGGGCAGGATGTGCTGCTGTGCGGTGGGGATTGCAGGCTGGCGAGGACGGCTCTCCAAGTGCTTGCTCGGCGCGGTCGCTGCGGCGTTgtggggcttttattttttgccgATAACCTGTGCCGTTGTAAACcgaccccccccaaccccccctggCTTCAGCCGAGCGTCCCCGGGCAGGCTTTAAACACCAGGAGGGGCCTTTTCCGAGAGATTTTGCAGCACATCATCAATTCTATCATCTTCAATAAccactggaaagcagaaaaaaaatataaccgTCATGAATACACTGCCGCGTGCTCCCCTCGCCCAAGGTCACCCTGGGGTggtgggcaccctggggtgggtttggggggatcCGCAGCCCTGGTGTAGCCGGCAGCAAAGCCGGCACGGTGCCCCAGAAGGGAACCGGTAGCCGGTGCACGATGCCCGACGCCCCGCGGGGTGCCCCGTGCACCGTGCCCCGTCCCTGGGGAGGGTCCCCGGTACCCTACACCCCGGCACAGCGCCTGGTGCCCTGTCCCTGGGGAAGGTACCTACGCCCCGGCAAAGTGCCTGGGCAGGGTGCCTTGTCCCCAGGGGAGGTCCCTTCTCCTCTACACCCTGGGGACGGTCCCCAGGGCAcggtgccctgtccccaggggaggTCCCTTCTCCTCTACACCCTGGGGACGGTCCCCAGGGCAcggtgccctgtccccagggaaggTACCTGCTGCCCTACAGCCTGGGGAAGGTGCCCGGGGCACGGTGCCCGGCCCCTGGGCAAGGTCCCTCCCGCCCTACGCCCCGGCGAAGTGCCCGGGGCGCGACGCCCTGTCCCCGAGGAAGGTCCCCGCAGCCCAACACCCCGGGGAAGGTCCCTGGGACACGGTGCCCGACATCCCGCGGGCTGCCCGGTGCACCGcgccccgtccccggggccgctccccggcgCCCCGTCCGCGGGGAGGGTCCGCGGCGCCCGACGCCCCGCGGGGTAcccgctgccccgcgccccgTCCCCGGGGAGGGTCCCGCCGGCACCCACCTCTCTTGCTGCGGCCGATCTGCCCCAGCTTGGGCGGCCGCTTGCCCTGCCCGCCGGCGAGGAGGCCGTCGGGGCCTCGGAGGCGGACGGGGAAGGGCAGCTGCCCCACGGCCGCGTCCCCCGCCAGCTGCCCCTCGCCGTAGGGCGGCCCCTCCGAcatgggggcggcgggggggggcccgccgccgccgccgccccccgacAGCctcccggggcgcggggcccgcgggcccggggcagcggcgcagcggggcgcggggcggccgccccgtcacatcccggcccggcccggcgctgctggcggctccgcggctgcggcggcggcggcggctccggcggcggcggcgatagAGGAGCGGGGGGCGGGAccgggcgggacggggcgggcgcgGCACGGCCCCCGGCAGCGGCACCGCCCCCGGCGGGCTGCCCCACGCACCCCGGGGatccccggggctgccccaccggcctgccccgccgcggccccggggggcccggAGCTGCCCCGCAGCAGTCCCCGGGGGTCCCGGAGCTGCCCCGCAGCAGTCCCCGGGGAACCCGGAGTTGCCCTACAGCAACCCCCGGCGAGCCTaggctgccccacagcactctggggagcccgcagcatccccgGCGGGCCCGGAGCTgccccgcagcatccccggggatccccggggctgccccaccGGCCCCActgcccgcggctgccccgcAGCCCTCTCTGGGGAGCCCGCAGCTGCCCCGCAGCGTCCCCGGGGGACCCGGagctgccccccagcatccccagggtgccccaAGCTGCCCCGCAGCGTCCCCGGGGAGCCCAGAGTTGCCCTACAGCAACCCCCGGCGAGCCTAGGCTGCCCCACAGCACTTTGGGGAGCCTGCAGCTGCCCCACGGCCACTTCTGGGGGAGAGGCGAgctgccccagagcatccccaaggagcctggagctgccccacagcatccccgGGGTGCCCCACAGTATCCCTGGGGAGCCCGGAGCTGCCCCACAGTACCCCTGTAGAGTCTGGAGCTGCCCTACAGCAACTCCCAGTGAGCccaggctgccccacagccactGCTGGGGAGCCTGGAGCTGCCCCACAGCAACTCCCAGTGAGCccaggctgccccacagccactactggggagcctggagctgccccacagcatccctggggagcccaggctgccccacagccacatCTGGGGAGCTCAGAGCTGCCCCGCAGCATCCCTGCTGAGCCCggagctgccccacagctgccccggGGAGCCCAGCCGAAATAAGCGGTCGCGGGGCCTCTGGCACTTCGTGGGGGGCTGTGAGGCAGGGACTCGATCTGGGCGCACCTGGCTGTCGGTCCCCAGGACGTGTCCCTGCACAAGCCTTTCCCCGGGGACTGCGGGAGGGCTTTTGGGTCGCTGCGAGCTTTCCGAGGAGTCTTCCCCACGGCCtcgctgcagcagcacaggccaTTGGGGTTATTTCCCAGCCCGGCCAAGGGGCGATGGGAAGGCTGGGGCTACCGTTCTGGGGAAGACCGCAGCTACGTGGGGGGGTTCAGGCACCGCTGGTGCACCCCTGGTGCCTCCCCTGCAAAGCGGAGtcggggggacagtggggatggcagcaaaaaaccccatttgCGCAAGGTTGGGTTACAACATCTCCGCCAGCGGATTCCTCCAGAAGCAGGAGCCCGGCTCATTTTGGGGCTGAGCAGGATGGGGGCACGGGAAGGACAGGGTGCCCTGCAACGCCGGGGCCGGGGcgtgctgccctggggctgctcccatcTCCAAACCCCTCGTCTGCTGAAATCCTCAGCTCCGGGAGCCGTGTGAGCCCCTCTCCCGCGCACCCCCGCACACCCCCGAGCTGTCAGCTCCTTACGTAAGGTTGCATCTACGCCTGAGATATCACGGGGGAAAGCTTGAAACCAGGAGGCGAAAGGTAACGGGGAAAGCACAGCCCCCCCAAAAGCGTATTTTTAGGCTTCGCATGATGGTTCTGTTCCCTGGGGAAAACGCCGAGGCTCGAGGCCGCATCCTGCACGGGTCTGCCTGAGGGGGGGTGAcctccccgctgtccccgtcGAGGGGACAAGGCTTTTCGGGGTGGTTGGTCCCCCAGAAACTGCAGCCGGAGAGGGAAAGGCAAAGCCTTGATACGGTGCAGGGAGTGATAGGAAGTAacagccaaaataaaaaagcctctCAGTATGATTTTTAcagcagaaaattacttttaagaaaaGGAGTCGGGGTCTCAGCTGGTCCGGATCTTAAATCCACACTCTTGGGAAGGCGGCAGCGTTTGGTGCGTGATTTGGCAGAGCCGATCCCTCGGGGAAAGTCTTGGGGGtttcttgtggtttgtttgtttttttttttaatgcgatGCACTTTGAGCCGCTGATAAAAGGAGACTTTAttttctggcagcagcagaagggcgCGAAGGGCACGGCAGGGCGATAACCGCGGGCGGAGGAGCGACGTCTCTACCAGCGGGCTGGAGTCTTCTGGCTTTTCCCGCTGGGATTCCGGCTTTTCCTGCCGGCAGCAGCGCGCAGGCAGGCAGCCTCGCTGCGGCGGGCGGCCACCGCCATCTACAGCTGGCAGGCGGGCTGGATGCGGCCCTTcccggcgctggggctgcccAAGGCCCCGCTCCTCGGGCCGGCGGGGAAAT contains the following coding sequences:
- the CAMK2N1 gene encoding calcium/calmodulin-dependent protein kinase II inhibitor 1; its protein translation is MSEGPPYGEGQLAGDAAVGQLPFPVRLRGPDGLLAGGQGKRPPKLGQIGRSKRVVIEDDRIDDVLQNLSEKAPPGV